GGATTATTGTGACGGGATTTTAGATTTTTCACGGATAGAGTCAGAGTCCTTTCCGATTGTTTCTAAGAGTTTCACGCTACGCAAGTTGGTTGATAGCGTCATCACCATTGAAACTATTGCGGCAAAGAACAAAGAACTTGATTTATCGTTACAATATGATAGCCAACTTCCCATTGCAGTCATCGGCGATCCTTATCGCTTAAAACGTATTTTAATTAATCTGGTGAGCAATGCTATTAAGTTTACCAAGCAGGGATTTGCGAAACTATCAGTATCGTTAAGTCAAGATAATCAAGATGATCGCAAAGTTGTGGTCAAATTCGAGATAGAAGACAGCGGTATGGGTATTCCTGATGATAAAAAAGCGTTGATTTACGAACGCTTTGCGAAAGTTATTCCAAGCAATAAGGGGTTATATAAAGGGCTTGGGTTAGGGCTTAGGATCGTTAAACAATTTATTGATGAGTTAGATGGTGATATTCACTTAACAACAGAAATAGAAAAAGGCTCAACATTTGTTGTATTTTTGCCGTTTAAGGTTCCGTTGTCTAATGAAATTATTGACGAGGACTGATCCTCAAGGAACAGAACATGGATCGTTCAAAATTACGTGTTTTAGTGGTAGAAGATCATAAGCTGGCTCAGAAAATGGCGGTGATGGCAATAGAACAGCTTGGTTGTATGGTTGATACTGCGGACACGGGTGCTGAAGCAATCACACAATTTAAGCAGCACCGTTATGATTTCATTTTTATGGATCTAGGGCTGCCTGATATGGATGGATACACTGTCACTGAAACTATCCGTGGGTTAGAGGAAAAGCTGCACCAGCACACACCTATTGTGGCCTTAACGGCACACGTTGAGGAGGAATTTCGAGAAAACGCCAAGCGAGCTGGTATGGATGATTTTTTATCCAAACCATTAACAACGGACAAAGCAGAGGCAGTGCTTGATCAATATGTTCAACCTGAGAATATCAGCAACATTAAACGATTCAAGTAAATAGTAAAACCAAACTAATTGATGACCAGCATACAGAGCACAACGCGCACTATGCAATTGGCTGATTAAAATGTATGCGAATCCATCTGGCTAAGTAGTCAGTAATGCCATTATTAGTTGCCCAATCAAACAACAATACCTTATTCGCCGACCATCCCAACCACGTGCTTGATGGCATGTGCGCAAATCAAGGTAGATGTGCCACTTGACTCTCCTTGAAATCTAATTAAAATAACAAAAAGAAACGTTACTTTAAATAATAACGTTATTTAATTGTTATCTTAAAAAGAGGAGTTGTTATGAGTAAACCTACCCAAGTAACCTACGAGGTCTTTGCCGAGGCCGCCAACCAGCTAGACAGTGAGAATCAGCGCGTCAGCGTGCGTGCCGTGCGCACCAAGGTCGGCGGCTCTAATAGCAAGCTGATGGAGTTCTTGCGTCAATGGAAGTCCGAAAAACAGTTGGCAACCGAAACTGATGAAGATATCTCTGATGGTTTTCGTCAAGCTTTGTTGGCTGAGTTTGGTCGCGTGGTTCAAAAAACACGCGAGCGCCTTGAGAAACAATTGGCTGATGAAAAAAACAGTGCCCAGGAAGCGCTGGATTTGTTAGCGGAGATGGAGAAAACCTGTGCTGAGCAAACGGAGAAAATCACAACACTTGAAGCACAGCATCAAAAGAGGGTGTTAATTTTAGAGAAACAGATTGCAGGATTGGAAGCCCGCCTTAAGGATGAAGAATCACGCGAGACGAAATTAGTGCAAAAAGTGGAAACACTTCAGGCTAGCCAGCATCAAGCGGAAATTAATGCGGCGGTAGCAAAGGCGCGCTGTGAATCTCTCGAAAAACAATTAGCGGCGAAAGCTAAGTGATTTTTTGGAATCTGAGTAATGAGTAAAAAAGACCCAGACGAAAACATCAACCGCGCGAAAAGGTTGCTTAAGAAGCCGAGCAAAAGAACTGTGCTCGGTATTATGCTGTCCGTGCTGATGATCCCGTTATTCGCATTGCTTTTTTATGTCTTCGGTATCATTTTTACTTACACCGGCTCTATACCGGTTGGGTTCTATCGCATTATCTCGGATACAACACAGATTAAGCGCGGTGATTATGTGTCATTCTGCTTACCAGATACGATTGCTAAGATGGGGCTTGAGCGTGGCTATATTCATCGTGGTTCATGTGCTAATGGTAGTGAAGAACTGATTAAGCAAGTGATTGCGGTGCCAGGTGATACCGTTAAGCTTGCTAATAATGAAATTTCTGTCAATGGCCTGTTTTTAGGCAGTGGTTATTTTGCGCCGACTCGGATTATTGATAAAGACCACTTACCTGTTTATCGTTTTATTAAAGAGGGCACCTATCAGGCAAAAGGGTATTGGGTGTATGGGTTTGGTGATCCTCGCTATTCTTGGGATTCTCGTTACTATGGCGGAATACCTAAAGCCAATATTAAACATCGATTACTGCCATTATGGATATTTTAAAATGTCCTGTTTAGATTGATCTCACGTATTTCTTAAAAGCCTAATCCAATTGCAGCTTGTTGATGCCAATCGCTTTAGCGCACTGTAGTAGAAAAGCAAACGAAAATTTACCCCTGTTGATTGTGACGGTAATATTATTGGTTGTTTTTTGTATGCCTAATTTCTCTAACGCCTGCCTTAGTTCGTCATAATTAATACCACGACGTGTAAGCTCTGCTTTTAAAAAGTTAGCGGCCTGTGTTTCCCAGTCGGTTTTCTCACTCATCGACAGCTCCTCTTGAATAACTGTAATGTAATTAATCTTACTAATAAGTAATAAAAATGTCAATCAAGTGTTGACACCGACACAAGAACAGTTATAATTATTACATATTAGTATTAAAACATACTAATATGTAATTTAACCACATAGGAGAATATTAATGAATACTGTAAATACTATTCATACTCGACTCTACAATAAATTGGCAAAGTTGATCCCCGACCTTAAGGCGCTTGAACTGGGCGAGGCCATGAAAAGTTTAGGCGGTGGTGGGATGATGGATTTGAACTTGGATGTGCTTTATGTCAGTGATGATCATACGGTGATTGCTTTATCCCATTACTACAAACACCCCAGCGGCGATTTAATTGCTGATCCTGATATGGAAATTCGGATATTTCATGATGGGCGCGGCGCAGAAGCTTTGACTTATCAAGATAGTTTCGGTTATCAGCGTGTTTATCCTGATGAGCAGCACGTTAGGCCAAAATTAAAGAAAAGCCTTAATAGCTTTCTTAATACTTGGCTGGGTAATTGTTTACGCCAAAACCATCACTTGAAGCGTGAAGCGACAAAATCAAAATAAAAAGGGTAGGTGGTCCCGTGTGGATGCACAGGGCCACCCCATCATCACTTTAAACCACAGAGGAAAAAGCAATGACAAGTATCATTTTACAAAACGAATTAATCATTGAACAGCGCAACCATGACATGCTTCAGAAGCAAAATGAGTCCAAAATGATGAGCGCCTATTTAGGGTTGTGTGAGTCTAAAAGTCCAATGGCAACGCCGGTCAGTGAAAGAAAGCTTAGAAGGCTACAAAGGAGAAGGCGAGCGATGGTTGATAAATTGATCAGCGGGGAAGGGGTTACGACAGATTAATGGCTAACCTGATTCACGTGCCAGAATAGTGCGCCTAAGATAGTGGCTTTAGGATATTCAGCAAGACCGGAGCGCAGAATATCACCGCCCAGGCGCACTAGATTATGGTAGCGTGTGCGCTTCCAGGCTTCACAAAAAAGTGCTTGTATTTCCTTGATAGGCTCGTCTTCTTCCATGAATGTTTTGCTATTAAATGCTTTTTCGCCTGCTCGATAAAAGGTGTGCTCAATGCCATTGTCTTGCTCTATTTTCTGAATAATTGTTTGGCAAATTTGCAAGGCTTGTTCGCTATCAAGATAGTTTTTATCCGCCAAGGCTAACCCTGTCTTTTCAAACGATAGCCCCAGTAGAAATTTACGGTGCCCGTCTTTGTGGCGCAATCGTTTCTTGGCGGTAGAGAGGCGTTGCCTAAGCCGGTATTTTTTAGCTAGGATTTTTTTTTAGTATCATCCATATTGGATAGGGTGGCGTCTTGGTCGTTCTTATATTTATCGCGCAGCCCTTTAAATTCTTTCTCTAAAATATCATCCGACAAGTCAATAAGCCGATAGCGTTTAGCCAAGCTACCAACCTTAGAAGCCCGCTGTTTATCAAAATCAGCAATTTTCTTTTCGATCTCTTTGAGCTGATCAACCAATTTTGCCTTTTGATCTACAGGGCTTTTTTTCTGTTTTGCCATTATTCAATTACTCCTAGCCTAAAAAATGTTCCCCGTGATAAATCCCGTCTGGAAATATCCTAGCAGGGGGTTAAAGGGGGACGGCAATGAGTCCCCCTTATTTAAATCATCGATTTTTTGTTATGGGAAGGGTAGTGTTTTACCACCACCCTTTAAATCCCGTCGCGGTCATCGGCGTCCCCGCCTGTACCGCATAGTGATGATGATATAGAAATCCAAAAAAGTCAATAAAAGTGAGCGAAGCGAACACCAATCAGCATAGTGCCGGCGATAGCCGGATAATCGCTATGCGCACTTATGCATTCTTGCGAATGCTGGTGCGATCTGCTAAATTAGTACCAAGCAAGATTTGGAACACCTATGGCCATCTATCACTATCACCGTGAGATAGGAAAGCGAGGAGACGGTAAAAACGCTGTCTTTGCGGTGGCGTATATCCGTGGGGAAAAGCGTACCTGCCATAAAACCCAAGAGACAAAGGATTTTACCTATAAGCATGATGTTATTTATTCTGAATGCCTGCTACCTGATGACGCACCAGAATGGGCGCTGAAGATTAGAAATTCCCACGTAAAAGACGAAAATGGCCAATATTTGTTTGATAAAACAGGGCTTAATTTCTCTAATTATGCTTGGAATCAAATCGAGATTATGGAAAAACGCAGTGACTCTCAATTGTACTTTCATGATGATTTTGCCATTCCTGTTGAGTTAAACCAAGAGGCAGCGATTGAGTTAGTTCAGAGTTTTGTGAAAGAAAAGCTTGCCGTAAATGGTGT
This window of the Gammaproteobacteria bacterium CG11_big_fil_rev_8_21_14_0_20_46_22 genome carries:
- the traF gene encoding conjugative transfer signal peptidase TraF is translated as MSKKDPDENINRAKRLLKKPSKRTVLGIMLSVLMIPLFALLFYVFGIIFTYTGSIPVGFYRIISDTTQIKRGDYVSFCLPDTIAKMGLERGYIHRGSCANGSEELIKQVIAVPGDTVKLANNEISVNGLFLGSGYFAPTRIIDKDHLPVYRFIKEGTYQAKGYWVYGFGDPRYSWDSRYYGGIPKANIKHRLLPLWIF